In Nocardioides sp. zg-1228, a single window of DNA contains:
- a CDS encoding DUF1905 domain-containing protein, with translation MEIDFAGEVVEWRGPAPFVFAALPPDAAGLVDEVKADVVYWGVVPVRARIGDTGFATAMFPREGTWFLPLKVAVRRAEGIELGEVVEVRLQVGRD, from the coding sequence ATGGAGATCGACTTCGCCGGCGAGGTGGTCGAGTGGCGCGGCCCTGCGCCGTTCGTGTTCGCGGCCCTGCCTCCGGACGCAGCCGGGCTCGTCGACGAGGTGAAGGCCGACGTCGTCTACTGGGGCGTGGTCCCCGTCCGCGCCCGGATCGGCGACACCGGCTTCGCCACCGCGATGTTCCCGCGAGAGGGCACGTGGTTCCTGCCGCTGAAGGTGGCCGTCCGCCGCGCCGAGGGCATCGAGCTGGGGGAGGTCGTCGAGGTGCGGCTGCAGGTCGGCCGCGACTGA